In Nothobranchius furzeri strain GRZ-AD chromosome 18, NfurGRZ-RIMD1, whole genome shotgun sequence, a single genomic region encodes these proteins:
- the sdsl gene encoding serine dehydratase-like: protein MQEHFHLNTPLLESVSMSKLLGTTVYMKMENSQPSGSFKIRGIGHLCQQLTGRSRGIVCASGGNAGMAAAYVARKMGVPATIVVPSSSPQLVVRRLQDEGATVRIVGKVWDDANAEALRLSESEGLTFVPPFDHPFLWEGHASMIAEVSASLGSGVKPGAILLSVGGGGLLCGVIQGMKDVGWMDVPIIAMETVGADCLNAAIKAGKVVTLDGITSEAKCLGAKTVCQRAFEYSRSGEPKIISELVTDQQALTAIDTFLDEERVLVEMACGAALAAVYSGLIRRLQEQGRLPTPLRPLLVIVCGGSSINMGELSALKEKLHI from the exons atgcaggaacatttCCACCTGAACACTCCTCTCCTGGAGAGTGTCAGCATGTCTAAACTCCTGGGAACCACCGTCTATATGAAGATGGAGAATTCCCAGCCCTCCGGTTCCTTTAAGATCCGGGGAATTGGACACCTCTGCCAGCAG CTCACCGGGCGGTCCAGAGGAATTGTGTGTGCTTCAG GTGGGAATGCAGGAATGGCTGCTGCTTATGTTGCCAGGAAAATGGGTGTTCCAGCCACCATTGTTGTCCCGTCCTCGAGTCCACAGCTGGTGGTCCGGAGACTCCAGGACGAGGGTGCTACTGTCAGGATTGTTGGGAAG GTTTGGGACGACGCCAATGCTGAAGCTCTCAGACTGTCAGAGTCTGAGGGTCTGACCTTCGTCCCTCCGTTCGATCACCCCTTTCTGTG GGAAGGCCACGCCAGCATGATAGCAGAAGTCTCCGCCTCTCTGGGTTCTGGTGTGAAGCCAGGGGCCATCCTGCTGTCTGTGGGTGGGGGGGGCCTGCTGTGTGGGGTCATCCAGGGCATGAAGGATGTCGGCTGGATGGACGTTCCCATCATCGCCATGGAGACGGTGGGGGCGGACTGCTTAAATGCTGCTATAAAGGCAGGGAAGGTGGTGACGTTGGATGGCATCACCAG TGAGGCGAAGTGTCTGGGAGCGAAGACGGTTTGTCAGCGAGCGTTCGAGTACAGCCGGAGCGGCGAGCCGAAGATCATCTCTGAGCTGGTGACGGATCAACAGGCTCTGACCGCCATCGACACGTTCCTGG atgaggAGCGTGTGCTGGTGGAGATGGCTTGTGGGGCAGCATTAGCAGCCGTCTACAGCGGACTCATACGCAGGTTACAGGAACAAG GTCGTCTGCCGACGCCGCTGCGCCCCCTGCTGGTGATTGTGTGTGGCGGCAGCAGCATCAACATGGGAGAGCTGAGCGCCCTGAAGGAAAAACTACACATTTAG